The genomic window GTCAACGCAGCGGCTTTCATCGCGGCCTCGCAGTTCACCGGCGCGCTGGGTGAACGCTTCGGCCTGGTGCGGGTCGTGAAGTTCGGCGTCCTCGCCTGCGGCACCGTCATGCTGGCGCTGTTCGCGTATTTCGCCTCGGGCGGTGACCGGCTGGCGGTGCTCATCGTGCTGTACTTCATCGCCAGCGGCTTCATGGGGCTGGTGATACCGACCACCGGGGTGCTCGCGCTCGAAGCGCATGGCGCCATCGCCGGCACGGCGTCGGCCTTGCTCGGTACGCTGCAGATGCTGACGGGCGCTTTCATGATGGCGGCGGTCGGCCTCTTTACCGATGGCCGACCGTTGCCGATGGTCGCGGGCATGGCCGCAGGGGCGTTCGTCGCTGCGGTGCTGACCTGGCTCACGCTGGGCGGTTGGCGCACGGCGCCGAAAATGGAGGAGGCCCTGTGAGCGCCGTGGCCTCCGACACATCCGACGCGTCCAACACGTCCAACACGTCCGGCGCATTGAACGCCGCGCCCAAGCTCGGCGACGGCCTGGCCCAGCCGGCACGCAACCGCGCCATGATGGTGATCATCCTGGGCATCGCGGTGGCGGTGCTCGACGGCACCATCGTCAACCTGGCATTGCCCGGCATCGCGCGCGAACTGAACGCCAGTGCGTCGCACGCCATCTGGGTCGTCAACGCGTACCAGATCGCCATCCTGGTGTTGCTGCTGCCACTGGCCTCGCTCGGCGATCTGGTCGGCTATCGCCGCGTCTACCTCGTCGGCATGGCCTTCTTTACGCTGGCATCGCTCGGTGCCACGCTGTCAAACTCGCTCGGCACATTGATCGCGGCCCGCGCGCTGCAGGGCCTGGGCGCCGCCGGGATCATGAGCGTGAATGCGGCGCTGGTTCGGCTCATCTATCCGTCGGCCAAGCTGGGGCGCGGCATGGCGATCAACTCGCTGGTCGTTGCCACGGCCTCGGTCGCGGGACCATCGGTCGCGGCGGCCATCTTGTCGGTGGCGTCATGGCCGTGGCTCTTCGCGCTCAACGTGCCCCTTGGTATCGCGGTGTTCTTTCTGGGCATGCAGTCGTTGCCCGCCAACCGCGTGGCACCGGCTGCGGGCTCGCGCTTTTCGCTGATCGACGTGGTCCTGAACATCGCGATGTTCTCGCTGATCTTCATCGGCGCCGACCGGCTCGGCGTGCGCGAAGGCGGGCAGGGCGCCGACCCGATGGCGTGGGTCCTGCTCGCGGCAGGCATCGTCGTGGGTGTGTTCTACCTGCTGCGCCAGCGCACGTTGGCGGTGCCGCTGTTCCCGGTCGACCTGATGCGCATTCCGGTGTTCGCACTGTCGATGTGCTCTTCCGTCGGCGCCTTCAGCGCGCAGATGCTGTCGTACATCGCGCTGCCCTTCATGCTGCTCGAGACGCTGCACCGTTCGCACATCGAGGCCGGCTTGCTTATCACCGCGTGGCCACTCGCCATCGTGGTGGCTGCGCCCATCGCCGGGCGGCTGATCGGCCGCGTCCCGGACGGTCTGCTCGGCGGCATCGGCATGGCATTGATGGCGCTGGGCCTGGCGCTGCTGGCCGCGTTGCCGGCCGATCCTTCGAACCTGAACATCGTGTGGCGCATGGCGCTGTGCGGTGCCGGCTTCGGGCTGTTCCAGTCGCCGAACAACCACACCATCGTGACCTCGCCGCCGCCACAACGAAGCGGTGCGGCAAGCGGCATGCTGGGTACCGCGCGCCTGACCGGGCAAACGCTCGGCGCGGTCATGCTGGCCGCCATCTTCAGTGCGTGGGGTCCGCACGAAGGGCGTGGCCAGGTCATCGCCCTGGCGGTAGCAGCCGCATGCGCCGCGCTGGCCGGCGTGTTCAGCGTGCTGCGCACTCGCGGCAAGTAGAGTCTGGGCCGATGACGCAGATCGGCAAGTCCGATACGACGCCATGCCCGCCGGCCGTTCGCATGCGGTGGCCGCAGCCTTTGTCAGCGGCTTTCGCTGGGTCATGCTGATGTGCGCCGGACTGGCGTTGCTGAGCGCGGCAAGTGCGTGGTGGATGATCGGTGGCAAGGCGGCGCCTGTCGAAGCCGCCACTCACGATCGAAAGGTTCTCGATGTCTGATTCACCTGAAGCACTGTCTGTGATCGCGGCGCGTGTCGGCGCCGCGTTGCGCGCACGCGGCGAGACCGTCGCCGTCACCGAGTCGTCGGCCGGCGGGCTCGTCTCCGCGGCGCTGCTCGCCATACCCGGCGCGTCGGCTTACTTTCTAGGCGGTGCGGTCGTCTACTCACGACGCGCCGGCAGGGGCTTGCTCGGCCTGACCGCCGAAGACATGGTCGGGCTGCGCGGCGAGACCGAGCCCTATGCGCAGCTGGTAGCAGGCAAGGCCCGCGACATCCATCGCGCGAGCTGGGGCATCGCCGAGAGCGGTGCGGCGGGGCCGGTGGGCAGTCCGTACGGCGACCCGGCAGGCCGTGTTTGCCTCGCGGTGGTCGGTGCCTTTGTGGCGTTGGAAACCGTGATGACCGGCGAGACCGACCGAGCGATGAACATGGACTTGTTCGCGCGGCATCTGCTCGCGTTGTTCGAGCGGACATTGAACCCACCGGCAACCTGAATGGAGAAAGCAATGCAGGACTTCACGACGACCACCTTCGGCATCCTGGTCTTCCCCGAGGTAGAAGAACTCGACTTCGTCGGCCCGTGGGAAATGCTCACGATGTGGAGCAAGGTCGCAAACGGACCCGGCCGCTGCCTCATCGTCTCCGAATCGCCGGGGCCGTTGACATGCGCCAAGGGTCTGTCGATCAACCCGCATGTGTCGTTCGCGGACTGCCCGCCGCTCGACTATCTGCTGGTGCCGGGCGGGCAGGGCACGCGCCGTGAAGTCGGCAATCGCGCGCTGCTGGATTTCGTCTCGTCTCAGGCCGCGAACTGCCGTGCCGTGCTGTCCGTTTGCACCGGCTCTTTCGTGTTGCACGCCACCGGCCTGCTCGCCGGCAAAAGGGCCACGACGCACTGGGCGCAGCTCGATCGCTTTCGTGAACTCGGGGACGTCGATGTGGTCGAGGAGCGCTTCGTGCGCGACGGCAAGCTGTGGTCGTCGGCGGGCGTGTCGGCCGGCATCGACCTCATGCTGGCGTTCATCGCGAGCGAGTCCGGCGACGATGCGGCGGGCAAGGTGCAACACGCGTCGGAGTACTACCCGGCGGAGACGCGCTACGGCAAGTACGAAGACCATGCGCAAGCGCCTGCGTACCTGAAGCGACCACGCCCGTAAGTTCTTGCGCGGTCCGGCGAGGCTCGCCCCAACCTGCTACTTGCCAATCGGCGCGAAGCGCTGCCGCATGAAGTTGCGCACATGCGGCGTAAATTCCATAAATCCCTTCACCGCGTGGAACTCCGGCGTGTCGTAGACCCAGTCGCCGGCCACTTCGTAGATGGCCGCGTACTTCGGCCCGTATTCCAGTGAGACGCAGCGGCTTGCCGACAGCCAGCCGGGGCAAGCCAGCAGCGCGGGCACATCTACTTCTTCGTACCAGCGATTGAAGGCGTTCATCACGCATGCGTTGCAGTACATGCAGAGCCGCATCGCGTGCAGCCAGAACGACGACTCGACGCCCTAGCCACAGCGCGCCTCCGTTGCGGCTCCACGTGCTGCGCCCCTGCAGCCGATCAGGCAGCGGCCGGGCTGCGTAGAGCCGGAGTCCTGTCCTGGGTCGGCGCATAGCCGCGGCCGTAGTGCCGCTCCAGGCGCCGCTGCACCACGTCCCATAGCGAGGTGAGCACCAGGTAGAAAACGGCCGCTACGCAATAGAGCTCCAGCACCTCGAACTTCGCCTGCATCAGCACCTGCGCGCGGCGCATCAGTTCTTCCATCGAGATCACGGACGCGAGCGAGGTGGCCTTCAGCAACCCGTTCACCGAATTGCCCAGCGGCGGAATGATGATGCGGATCACTTGCGGCAGCGTCACGAGCCGAAGCGTCGCAACCTTGGACAGGCTCAGGGCCTTGGCCGCCTCGATCTGCCCCTTGGCAACGGCCGAAAATCCAGCCCGGATGGTCTCCGACAAATAGGCCGCTTCGTTGAGACTCAGCGCGAGCACGGCGGAGGTCAGTACGTCGAAGCGCAAGCCCAGTTGCGGCAGGCCGGTGTAGATGATCACGATCTGCACCAGCAGCGGCGTGCCGCGGAAGATCCAGATATAGAACTTGGCCGGACCGCGCAGGAACGCGCGGTCGGACATGCTCGCCAGCGCCAGTGGCAGCGCCAGGGCCAGACCGATGATGATCGTGGTGATCGTCAGCCCGATCGTGATCGCCACGCCGCCCAACAGGTACGGGTTGATCAGGTAGGACAGGAAAGCGTCGACGTTGAACACGGACCGGTCTTTCTGTTTGCCTCGCGCTGCGAGCCGATTACTTCGGCGCCGGGCCGGACCCGCGGATCGCGAAGTTCGTCGTGTCCTTCAGGCGCGTCATCCTGAACTTGTCGAACAGCTTGTCGTAGGTGCCCTCGGCCTTTAGTTCGTTCAGCGCGGCAGCGGCTCCAAGGGCCGTTGTCTTGTCGCGGTAGGTGACGGTGATGTCGGTGCCGTTGATGCCGCTGAGCCACACCTTGGCAATGCCGCGCTCGGCAAAGGTGATGGCGGTTTCGTCGATGTTGATGCCGGCCTCTAGCTGGCCGGCGCGCAGCGCCGCCGTGGTTTCGGAGGCGGTCGCGAAGGTGCGGAAGTCGATCGTCTTCAGGCCGCGAGCGACCATGTCGGCATTGAATTCCCGGGACTTGCGCTCCTGGTAGGTGCCAGTTTCAATACCGACCACATGACCTGCCAGATCGTCGAACTTGGTGATTTTGAACGGGCTCGTCGGCACCGTGTAGACGCTCATCGCCTGCTGGCCGTAGGGAATCATGAACATCAGCTTGGAACGCTCTTCGGTCCAGAACATGCCCGTGTTGATCATGTCGAAGCGGCCGGCCTGCAGGGCGGGAATCATCGGCGGCATGTCCATCCGCATGAAGACGGGCTCGAGGCACAGCTTGGCAGCGATGGCCTTTCCGAGCTCGACGTTGAGGCCCTGCAACTCGCCTTTTTCGTCGACGAACTGTTGCGGTGGCAGGGTCGGGTTGATGGACATCTGCAACTTGCCGGCAGACACCAGATGCTCGGCGCTGATCTTGGGGGTACAGGGCTGCGCCATCGCCGAAGCGCAGAACACGGCGCCGATGAAGAGCGCAAGAACGGGATTCGGTATGTGCATGGTGTGCTTTCGTAAGACGAAGATTGAAGAGAAGAAAAAGGAACCTGGAGACACTCAGAGTCAGACCGACGGGCTGCATGCCAGCAGTGCGCTGTGCAGTGCCTCGATGACGCATTCGTCGCGCTGGTTCAGCAAGCACAGCGACTCGGTCACGATGCCGCGGCCGGAACGCGAAGACGCACGCTTCTCGGTAAATACGAAGCTCACGCGGACCACGTCGCCTGCAACGACAGGTTGCAAGAACCGCACCCGGTCCCATCCGAGCGAGACGATCCCTCGGGCACCTCGATGTGGCGCGGCGCCTGCGCTACGAATGCGTCGCGCATGCCCATCGGGCCAACGCGGAAAATGCGCTCGTCCATGGTCTTGAGCGATTCGCTGATGCGCACCGCAAAGCCGATCTGGTCGAGCACGTCTTCCTGCAGCCGCACGCCCGGAGCGATCTCGGTCAGCACGAGGCCAGCCGGCTCCATTTCGAACACGGCGCGGTCGGTGATGAAGGTCACGTGCTGTCCGCGCTCGCGAGCCAGGCGACCCGAGAAGCTGATCTGGTCGACCTCTGGGACGAACTTTTTGAACTTGCCGTCGCGGCGGATGGAAAGCGCGTTGTCGACCACGCCGATGTCGAAGTCGCCACCGGTCAGCGAGCCGTTGAACACCAGCCGCTTCGTGTTCTGCGTGATGTTGATGAAGCCGCCGGCGCCGTCATAGCGCTTGCCGAAGCGGGTGACGTTGACGTTGCAGTGCCTGTCGACCTGTGCGAACGACAAGAAGGCGCAACTCAGGCCGCCGCCGTCGTAGAAGTCGAACTGATACGACTGGTCGAGGATGACCCGCGGGTTGACCGAAGTGCCGAACTCGCGTGCATGGCCCGGCACGCCGCCGACCGCACCCGACTCGACGGTGAGCGTGATCATCTCGTCTATGCCTTCCTCGGCCGCGACATTGGGGATCATGGCCGAGAGGCCGACGCCGAGGTTCACCACGTCACGCGGGCGCAGCTCGAAAGCCGCTCTGCGCGCCACCACGCGGCGCGCGTCCAGCGGGTCGGGCGCGATGCTCGAACTTGGAACGATGGTCTCGCCGCAGCGCGCCGGATCGAACTGGGTCGCGTAGGTTTGCATCTGATCGGGCTGCACCACGAAGTGGTCGATCAGGAAGCCGGGGATCTTCACCATGTGCGGATGCAGCGTGCCGCGCTTGACGACACGCTTGACCTGGCAGATCACGGTGCCGCCGGCGTTGTGCACGGCCTGCGCCATCGACAGGTCTTCTCGCGCGGTGGCTTCATGTTCCATGCTGACGTAGCCGTCTTCATCCGCCGAGGTGCCGCGGATCAGCGCGACCGAAGGTACGCCGGGTGCGCGATAAAACAGATAGTCCTTGCCGCCGATGGCGACGAGTTCGACCAGCTTTTCAGTCGTGCGCGCGTTCATGCGGCCGCCTTCCTGCCGCGGGTCCATGTACGTTTCCAGACCCACGTGCGTGAGCACGCCGGGCTGGCGGCCGGCCATCGCGCGGCACAGGTGCGTCATCACGCCCTGCGGAAAGTTGTAGGCCTCCAGTTCCTGGTCGAGCACCAGCTTCATGAAGGGCAACTGCATGCCGAAGTTGCCGCCGATCACGCGCCGGACGAGTCCCTTGTGCGCGAAACGGCACATACCTTTTTCTGTCAGCGCACCGACGCCGGTGATGTGGAAGAGAGTGATGCCGTGCGGCCCGTCACCGGACAAGAAGCGGCGTTCGATGGCTTCGAACACTGCCTCGGGTACGCCTGAACCGCCGTTGCCGCCAGCCAGCACCATGTCGCCATCCTTCAGCAGCGCGGCGGCTTCGTCGGGCGAGATGCAGTCGATCATGCGAATTCTTTCTCGACCTGCTTGGCGATGATCAGGCGCTGGATCTGGTTGGTGCCTTCGTAGATCTGGGCCAGCCGCACGTCGCGGAAGATGCGCTCGATCCGGTACTCGCGCGAGTAGCCGTTGCCGCCATGCACCTGCAAGGCGTTCGACACATGCTTCATGGCCATGTCGGTGGTGAAGAGCTTGGCGTGCGCCGCTTCCTTTGCGTAGGGCAGGCCGGCGTCGAACACGCGCGACGCGTAGTGGATGAGCAGTCGCGCGGCTGCGATGTCGGTCGACATGTCGGCCACCATGAACTGAATGGCCTGGAAGTTCATGATCGGCTCGCCGAACTGCTTGCGCGTGGTGGCGTAGGTCACCGCGTCTTCCATCGCGGCCTGCGCCATGCCCAGCGCCATCGACGACATCAGGAGGCGACTGAAGTTGAAGTTGCCCATGGCCGTCTTGAAGGCCTGGTTCTCGGCGCCGATGAGCGCGGTCTTGGGCACATGCACGTCCTGCAGCACGATCTGGCAATCCTCCAGGCCGTGCATGCCCAGCAGTTCCTCGTTCTTGCCGCGGCTCACGCCCGGTGACGACGCATCGACCAGAAAGCAGCTGATCGAACGGTGGCCGGCTTCCTTGCCGGTGCGCGCGAACACCATGATGCGGTCGGCCACGCCACCGAGGGTGACCCAGGCCTTGGTGCCGTTGAGAACATAGCCGTCGTCGGTCACCCGGGCGGTGGTCTGGATGCTCGCGGCATCGGAGCCGAAGTCGGGTTCGGTCATGGCGGTGGCGAACACGATCGAGCCATCGAGGATGCCGGGGATCAGCGCCTTCTGGCTCTCGTTTCCGTGATGGTGAAGAAACAGCGCTGCTTCCACGGGGATGGCGAAAGCATTGCCGATGGCGGCCGAGCAGCGCGCGATTTCCTCCATCACGAGGCAAAGGCTGACCGTGTCCAGGGCCGAACCCCCCGACGATTCCGGCAGGCTGATGCCGAACAGGCCCAGGCCAGCCATGCCGCGATAGAGCGTGCGGTCGAAGGTGTCTTCGCGGTCGATCGCGGCGGCGCGCGGCAGAACCTCGGCCTCGGCGAAACGGCGTGCGGTATCGCGCACCGACATCTGGTCTTCGGTGTAGAAATGATTCATTGCGCAGCGGTGGTGTCGGACGGCTCGTCGCTCGCAAGGTGGCCGTCGTGCGCCACCTCGTCGCGCTCGCGGTCCATGAAATAGATGGCGACGTTGTGGGCCGCCGTGTCGAAGCACGCGGCAATGGCCGGCGTCATGGATTCGGCAACGGCGCGCCGCTGGTCGGCGCTGCGGCGATACGCATGCACCTTCACGAAGACGCGGCTGTCGCTCGCGGGCAGGCCGAACTGGCCGGCGTGCGCGTAGTCGCCGTGGGCGATCGGAACGAAATAGATCGTCACCGTCGAGGGCGCGACATCGAAACCGCGGACGATGCCCTCGGTGACGGCCTCGACCACTTTGCGCTTTCCGGTGTCGGCGGCGCGTGGCGCCAGAACTTCTACATAGGGCATGGGTTGCTTCAGGGATGCTTCAGGTCGTGCTCGAGGTGTTGGGCAGTGCGCTGCACGAAGCACGTTCGACGAGCCGCGAGCCGATGCGGTATTCGCGGCCACTGTTGGCCACGCCGCCGAGGCGGGACATAAGACGGTCGACCGCGAGGTTCGCCATGTCGGCGGCACCGCTGTCGACCACGCTGATGGCGGGGCGATGCCACTGAAACCAGGGCGAGTCTTCGTAGAACAGCAAAGACAGGTCCAGTGAAATGGCGAGGCCGCGCTCCGAAATCACGCGCAGCACGCCCACCGACGACTCGTGGTTCGCCACGAACAGTGCCGTTGGCGGCGCTGGAAGCGACAGCATCGCGTTGGCGCCCGCCACGCCGGTCTCGGGGACGTAGCGACCGCGGTGGATGAGGGTCGGATCGATGGGCAGGCCCGCTTCCTGCATGGCCCGGGTATAGCCCGCCAGCCGTTCCTTGCCCGAAGTCGTATCACCAGGCCCCACGATCAAACCGATGCGCCGATGTCCCAGACCCAGCAGGTGTTGTGTGCCGGCGTACGCGCCATCCATGTCGGCCGCCAGGATGGATTCGAGCGACGCGCCGGCCACACGCCGCACGGCGCAGATGACCGGAATGTCGGCATGTTCCATGGCCAGCAGGGCCGCGCCATTGGCGCCGGTCGGCACGGCAATGACGCCGTCGACGTTGTGGTCCACGAGCGTCTTGAAGATCTCGCGTTCCTGCTCGGCATCGTCGTTGCTGATGCTCAGGATGACCTGGTATCCGAGCGTCTGCATGCGGGACTGCACGACCGAGGCCAGCACGCGAAAGGAAGCGTTTTCAAGGTTGTGGACTGTCAGCCCGATGAGGCGCGACTTGCGCGTCCGGAGCGCGCGGGCTGCCGTATTGGTGCGATAGCCGAGCGCTGCGGCGACGGCGACGACGTGCCGCTGCGTCGCCTGGTTGGTCAGGTTCGAGCCGGCGAGGGCGCGCGACGCAGTAGCGATGGAAACGTCTGCGGCACGTGCCACATCGCGCAGGGTGACGCTCATGGCTGAAACAAATAAACAGCTAAAAATGAAAACGATTGCATTCTCTTACTGTAAGTCTTGCGGAGAGTACAAGTCAAATTCGACTCTAGCTATTCCCTTGAGTTTAGGCAAGTTATTGCAATCGATTCCAGTCATGTTGCATACTGCCGGCACCTTACCTACAGGGTTTCATAGGGCTTCATGACATTTCCGGTTTCCGGCGTGGGCGGCATCTGGCCCGCCACGCTTACCCCCTTTGCGCCCGGCGGCGCCATTGACGACGTCGCGCTTGCGGCCCATGTGCATGAAGTGGCGTCCACCGCCGGCGTGCGCGCCGTGGTGGTCAATGGCCACGCTGGCGAAACTTCGTCGCTCAACCGGCTGGAGCGCGCGCATGTGGTGGACGTGGCCGTGCGGGCTGCCGGCCGGATACCAGTGGTCGCGGGCGTCGTGGCGGAAGACACGCGCGATGCCTGCGCGCTGGCAGTCGACGCGGCGGAGGCGGGCGCCTCGGCACTGCTGCTCTTTCCACCGATGCTGTTTGGAGGCGGTTCGGCCCTGCGTCCCGAGATGGCGCTGCGCTTCGTCAAGGACGTAGCCGGGGCCACGCGATTGCCCATCGTGCTGTTTCAGTTGTCGCGTTCTTCGGGCCTCGCTTTTTCCACCGGCTTGCTGGTGCGTTTGTGCAGCGAAGTGCCCTATATCGTCGCCATCAAGGACGGTACCGACGTGCCCGAACTTTATGAAGACAACCTGCGCGCCATCCGCCGCCTCGACCGTCCGGTCACGATGCTGACGACCAACAACAGCTGGCTTTTCGCCTCGCTCACCTATGGCGCCGACGGCATCCTGTCGGGCATCGGCAGCGTTGCCGCGCCGTTGCTGGTCGAAATGCACGAGGCCGTCGCGGCCGGCCGGCTCGACGCCGCCCGAGCCGCGAACGATCGGTTGGTGCCGCTGTGCCGCGCCTTCTATCGCGCACCGTACCTTGACAGCCACAACCGCATGAAGACCGCGCTGCACATGCTCGGACGGCTGCCGCATCCCGATCCGCGCCTGCCACTGCTGCCGCTCGCCGACGATGACAAGACTCGCATCCGCGCCGCGCTGGTCGCGTCCGGACTGCTCGACGACAAATGTTGAGAACGACCGAAAAATGAAACATTTTCGCGGTACTTACACCATCATGGTGACGCCCTTCGATGCGGCGGGTGAGGTCGACGTTTCAGCGCTGGAGCGCTATGTCGACTGGCAGATCGAATCGGGCATCCACGGGTTGATCCCGTTGGGCTCGACCGGCGAGTTCCTGTCGATGACCGACGACGAGATCGAGCTGGTCGCCAGGACCGTGATCGACCGCGCAGCCAATCGCGTGCCGGTGATCATCGGTACCACTGCCGAAGACACCCGCGTGGCTGCGCGCAAGAGCCGCATGGCCGAGTCGCTCGGCGCGGACGGCGTGATGGTGCTGCCGCCGTTCTATTCCACGCCGACCGACGACGAGATTTACCAGCACTACAAAAGCATTTCGGACGCCATCGGCATCCCCATCATGGTCTACAACAATCCGGCCGTGACCAATGTCGACCTGAAGCCGCCGCTGGTCGCGCGGCTCTCGCAGATCGACAACTGCCGCTACATCAAGGAGTCGACGCTCGAGGTCACCCGCGTGCGCGACATCATGCGGCTGTCGGACGGCCGCATGGCCGTGTTCGGCGGGATCATGGGCTTCGAGTCGTACGTCGAAGGCGCGGTGGGCTGGGCGGCCGTGCCGTCGAACGGCGCACCGGCCGAGATGGCCCGGCTCTACGATCTGGTGATGGCCGGCAAGCTCGCCGAGGCACGCGCACTGTCCTTCAAGTATTTTCCGATGATCGATTTCGTCGCCGGCCAGCAGTACGTGGCCGGCACCAAGGCGCTGCTCACGGCCATGGGCCTGCCGGTCGGTGGACCCCGCCCACCGCGACTGCCGATGGGCCCCGAAGGCATTGCCGCCGCCCACCGAATCGTCGACGAACTTGGCCTGCACATAGAGCTTTCAACTTCCGGAGTCCGCGCATGAACACGCTTGCAGAAATCCAGCCGCAAAACGCTGCCAACGACTTGGTCATCCGCATGGTCAACGTGCAGAAGTGGTTCGGCGAATTCCAGGTGCTGCGCGATATCAATCTCGAAGTGCGACGCGGCGAGCGCATCGTGATCTGCGGCCCGTCGGGTTCCGGCAAGTCGACCCTGTTGCGCTGCATCAACCGGCTCGAGGAACATCAGCAGGGCAACATCGTCGTCAACCGCGTCGAACTCACCAACGACATGCGGCGCATCGACGCGGTGCGTCGCGAGGTCGGCATGGTGTTCCAGCACTTCAACCTGTTCCCGCACCTGACCATCCTCGAGAACTGCACGCTCGCGCCCATCTGGAGCAAGAAGTACGCGCCCAGGGAAGCGAAGGAAGTCGCGATGGCGTACCTCACCAAAGTGAAGATCCCCGACCAGGCGAACAAGTACCCGTCGCAGCTTTCTGGCGGCCAGCAGCAGCGCGTGGCGATCGCCCGTGCCCTGTGCATGAGTCCGAAAGTCATGCTGTTCGACGAGCCGACCTCTGCGCTCGACCCGGAGATGGTCAAGGAGGTGCTCGACACGATGGTCTCGCTGGCCGAGGACGGCATGACGATGCTGTCCGTCACGCACGAGATGGGCTTCGCGCGCCAGGTCGCCAACCGCGTGATTTTCATGGACCAAGGCACTATCCTCGAGGAGGGCCCGCCGGCAGACTTCTTCGGCAATCCGCAGCATGAGCGCACGCGGCTTTTTCTGAGCCAGTTGCTGCACTGACCAACAGGCTGCGAAGGCGGAAGAAACGGAGGCGGGCTGACGTCCGTATCAAACCAACCGCTTGATCGCCTTCTTCCGCCACACCGCCCGGTAGTAAGTCGTTTGCAGAATCAACATCGCCACGAACGCAGCCGGGTAGGCCACCCACACCCCGTTCAGCCCGATGCGATGGCTCACGACCCACGCCACTGGCACCTCGACACCGACGATGCACACGATGGAGATCAGCGTCGGCACCAGCACCGAGCCGCTGGCCCGCATGATCCCGGACAGCGCCGACGCCATGCCGAAGATGACAAG from Variovorax sp. PAMC28562 includes these protein-coding regions:
- a CDS encoding acyl-CoA dehydrogenase family protein; this encodes MNHFYTEDQMSVRDTARRFAEAEVLPRAAAIDREDTFDRTLYRGMAGLGLFGISLPESSGGSALDTVSLCLVMEEIARCSAAIGNAFAIPVEAALFLHHHGNESQKALIPGILDGSIVFATAMTEPDFGSDAASIQTTARVTDDGYVLNGTKAWVTLGGVADRIMVFARTGKEAGHRSISCFLVDASSPGVSRGKNEELLGMHGLEDCQIVLQDVHVPKTALIGAENQAFKTAMGNFNFSRLLMSSMALGMAQAAMEDAVTYATTRKQFGEPIMNFQAIQFMVADMSTDIAAARLLIHYASRVFDAGLPYAKEAAHAKLFTTDMAMKHVSNALQVHGGNGYSREYRIERIFRDVRLAQIYEGTNQIQRLIIAKQVEKEFA
- a CDS encoding DJ-1/PfpI family protein; amino-acid sequence: MQDFTTTTFGILVFPEVEELDFVGPWEMLTMWSKVANGPGRCLIVSESPGPLTCAKGLSINPHVSFADCPPLDYLLVPGGQGTRREVGNRALLDFVSSQAANCRAVLSVCTGSFVLHATGLLAGKRATTHWAQLDRFRELGDVDVVEERFVRDGKLWSSAGVSAGIDLMLAFIASESGDDAAGKVQHASEYYPAETRYGKYEDHAQAPAYLKRPRP
- a CDS encoding tautomerase family protein, producing MPYVEVLAPRAADTGKRKVVEAVTEGIVRGFDVAPSTVTIYFVPIAHGDYAHAGQFGLPASDSRVFVKVHAYRRSADQRRAVAESMTPAIAACFDTAAHNVAIYFMDRERDEVAHDGHLASDEPSDTTAAQ
- a CDS encoding CinA family protein, with product MSDSPEALSVIAARVGAALRARGETVAVTESSAGGLVSAALLAIPGASAYFLGGAVVYSRRAGRGLLGLTAEDMVGLRGETEPYAQLVAGKARDIHRASWGIAESGAAGPVGSPYGDPAGRVCLAVVGAFVALETVMTGETDRAMNMDLFARHLLALFERTLNPPAT
- a CDS encoding MFS transporter; the protein is MMVIILGIAVAVLDGTIVNLALPGIARELNASASHAIWVVNAYQIAILVLLLPLASLGDLVGYRRVYLVGMAFFTLASLGATLSNSLGTLIAARALQGLGAAGIMSVNAALVRLIYPSAKLGRGMAINSLVVATASVAGPSVAAAILSVASWPWLFALNVPLGIAVFFLGMQSLPANRVAPAAGSRFSLIDVVLNIAMFSLIFIGADRLGVREGGQGADPMAWVLLAAGIVVGVFYLLRQRTLAVPLFPVDLMRIPVFALSMCSSVGAFSAQMLSYIALPFMLLETLHRSHIEAGLLITAWPLAIVVAAPIAGRLIGRVPDGLLGGIGMALMALGLALLAALPADPSNLNIVWRMALCGAGFGLFQSPNNHTIVTSPPPQRSGAASGMLGTARLTGQTLGAVMLAAIFSAWGPHEGRGQVIALAVAAACAALAGVFSVLRTRGK
- a CDS encoding transporter substrate-binding domain-containing protein, which translates into the protein MHIPNPVLALFIGAVFCASAMAQPCTPKISAEHLVSAGKLQMSINPTLPPQQFVDEKGELQGLNVELGKAIAAKLCLEPVFMRMDMPPMIPALQAGRFDMINTGMFWTEERSKLMFMIPYGQQAMSVYTVPTSPFKITKFDDLAGHVVGIETGTYQERKSREFNADMVARGLKTIDFRTFATASETTAALRAGQLEAGINIDETAITFAERGIAKVWLSGINGTDITVTYRDKTTALGAAAALNELKAEGTYDKLFDKFRMTRLKDTTNFAIRGSGPAPK
- a CDS encoding amino acid ABC transporter permease gives rise to the protein MFNVDAFLSYLINPYLLGGVAITIGLTITTIIIGLALALPLALASMSDRAFLRGPAKFYIWIFRGTPLLVQIVIIYTGLPQLGLRFDVLTSAVLALSLNEAAYLSETIRAGFSAVAKGQIEAAKALSLSKVATLRLVTLPQVIRIIIPPLGNSVNGLLKATSLASVISMEELMRRAQVLMQAKFEVLELYCVAAVFYLVLTSLWDVVQRRLERHYGRGYAPTQDRTPALRSPAAA
- a CDS encoding acyl CoA:acetate/3-ketoacid CoA transferase, whose protein sequence is MIDCISPDEAAALLKDGDMVLAGGNGGSGVPEAVFEAIERRFLSGDGPHGITLFHITGVGALTEKGMCRFAHKGLVRRVIGGNFGMQLPFMKLVLDQELEAYNFPQGVMTHLCRAMAGRQPGVLTHVGLETYMDPRQEGGRMNARTTEKLVELVAIGGKDYLFYRAPGVPSVALIRGTSADEDGYVSMEHEATAREDLSMAQAVHNAGGTVICQVKRVVKRGTLHPHMVKIPGFLIDHFVVQPDQMQTYATQFDPARCGETIVPSSSIAPDPLDARRVVARRAAFELRPRDVVNLGVGLSAMIPNVAAEEGIDEMITLTVESGAVGGVPGHAREFGTSVNPRVILDQSYQFDFYDGGGLSCAFLSFAQVDRHCNVNVTRFGKRYDGAGGFINITQNTKRLVFNGSLTGGDFDIGVVDNALSIRRDGKFKKFVPEVDQISFSGRLARERGQHVTFITDRAVFEMEPAGLVLTEIAPGVRLQEDVLDQIGFAVRISESLKTMDERIFRVGPMGMRDAFVAQAPRHIEVPEGSSRSDGTGCGSCNLSLQATWSA